The proteins below are encoded in one region of Metallibacterium scheffleri:
- the dsrE2 gene encoding sulfur carrier protein DsrE2, giving the protein MSSNEPAKNMSIIVTKGTLDWAYPPFILATTAAAMGLEVTMFFTFYGLVLLKKDLNLSISTLGNSAMAMPMMGAHMVMPNLVSAIPGVDAMVTSMMKNLIKKKGVASIEDLRAAAVESEVHMIACQMTMDLFEYKQSDLIDGLTIGGAATYIETATKCDINLYI; this is encoded by the coding sequence ATGAGCAGCAACGAACCCGCCAAGAACATGTCGATCATCGTGACCAAGGGCACGCTGGACTGGGCCTATCCGCCGTTCATTCTGGCCACCACGGCCGCCGCGATGGGACTCGAGGTGACCATGTTTTTCACGTTTTACGGACTTGTGCTGCTGAAGAAGGACCTCAATCTGTCCATCTCGACCCTGGGCAATTCCGCCATGGCCATGCCAATGATGGGTGCGCACATGGTGATGCCTAATCTGGTCTCGGCGATCCCCGGTGTCGATGCAATGGTCACCTCCATGATGAAGAATCTGATCAAGAAAAAAGGCGTGGCATCCATCGAGGATCTGCGCGCAGCCGCGGTCGAATCGGAAGTTCACATGATCGCCTGCCAGATGACCATGGACTTGTTCGAGTACAAGCAGTCCGACCTGATCGACGGCCTCACCATCGGTGGTGCCGCCACGTACATCGAAACCGCCACCAAGTGCGACATCAACCTGTACATCTGA
- a CDS encoding sulfurtransferase TusA family protein has protein sequence MADQMLDAKGLNCPLPILRTKKALKDMAIGDVLTVQATDPGAVKDFEAFCRTTGNELVDSSNANGEYHFRIRRKQ, from the coding sequence ATGGCTGACCAAATGCTCGATGCGAAAGGCCTGAACTGCCCGCTGCCGATCCTGCGCACCAAAAAGGCACTCAAGGACATGGCCATCGGTGACGTGCTGACCGTGCAGGCCACCGATCCGGGTGCGGTCAAGGATTTCGAGGCGTTCTGCCGCACCACCGGCAACGAGCTGGTCGATTCCAGCAATGCCAACGGCGAATACCACTTCCGCATACGCCGCAAGCAGTGA
- a CDS encoding lipoate--protein ligase family protein, protein MSESLRVLDLGMVPAPRSQALFHGIASVMHDGDDPVLTLVSPQQPYVCIGMHQDVVAEVDEAYCRDAGLPVLRRQVGGGAVYLDRNQLFFHFIYPVNKAPRRVTDLYTHFVAPVLATYQAFGIDARLRPINDIHVNDRKIGGTGAAQIGDATIFVGSFMLDFDVETMARCLKVPSEKFRDKLRGTLQDYITTMRRELGSIPPRETLVARFLLDVGEHLRVEPRHDELRDDEIRAVDEWERQLQEPDWLYQPNRRRFAEGVKITGGVHLGEAMHKARGGLVRVRLLSQNQRIADVDISGDFTCIPASGVEALAHALRDLDLASADMTPRIAQHMTTLGLDLPGVDAADIASAIRGACAQGD, encoded by the coding sequence GTGTCTGAATCACTGCGCGTGCTCGATCTTGGCATGGTCCCCGCGCCCCGCTCGCAGGCCTTGTTCCACGGCATTGCCAGCGTGATGCATGACGGTGATGACCCGGTACTGACCCTGGTCAGCCCACAACAGCCCTATGTGTGCATCGGCATGCATCAGGATGTCGTGGCCGAGGTCGACGAGGCTTACTGCCGTGATGCCGGACTACCCGTGCTGCGCCGCCAAGTCGGCGGTGGCGCGGTGTACCTGGATCGCAATCAGCTGTTCTTCCACTTCATCTATCCGGTGAACAAGGCGCCGCGTCGTGTTACCGATCTGTACACGCATTTCGTCGCGCCGGTGCTGGCCACCTACCAGGCGTTCGGCATCGATGCCCGCCTGCGCCCCATCAACGACATCCACGTCAATGATCGCAAGATCGGCGGCACCGGTGCGGCACAAATCGGCGACGCCACGATTTTCGTCGGCAGTTTCATGCTCGACTTCGATGTCGAAACCATGGCGCGCTGCCTCAAGGTGCCCTCCGAGAAATTTCGCGACAAGTTGCGCGGCACGCTGCAGGACTACATCACCACCATGCGCCGCGAGCTGGGCTCGATTCCGCCGCGCGAGACGTTGGTCGCACGCTTTCTGCTCGATGTCGGCGAGCACCTCCGAGTCGAGCCACGGCACGACGAGCTGCGTGATGATGAAATCCGCGCCGTCGACGAATGGGAGCGGCAATTGCAGGAACCCGACTGGCTCTACCAACCCAACCGCCGACGCTTCGCCGAGGGCGTGAAGATCACCGGCGGCGTGCACCTCGGTGAAGCCATGCACAAGGCACGTGGCGGCTTGGTGCGCGTGCGTCTGCTGAGTCAGAACCAGCGCATCGCCGATGTGGACATCAGCGGCGATTTCACCTGCATTCCTGCCTCGGGTGTCGAGGCCCTGGCGCATGCGCTGCGCGACCTCGATCTGGCAAGCGCCGACATGACTCCGCGCATCGCACAGCACATGACCACGCTCGGACTGGATCTGCCCGGTGTGGATGCCGCAGACATCGCAAGCGCGATCCGCGGCGCCTGCGCGCAGGGGGATTGA
- a CDS encoding OmpP1/FadL family transporter — translation MISRNFKRTLLFSMLLASGVASATDGYFQPGYSVQSVGMGGVGIAFPQDALATATNPAGMAWVGDQVNFGLSVFRPDRNATFTSQAGAASFSGNQTQQFYIPEFGYNHMLNSRLAVGIAVFGNGGMNTGYSSLNTATRGAQCANPQVLQMFGGNVQQCLASPAGQLGAFGVGSVGVDLQQLFVAPTVAWRIDDNNSIGIALDYVHQNFGVTGIQAFQGLSSNPANLTNNKHAQSDGFGFRIGWTGHITPDLTLGATYQPKISMSPFKRYNGLFAQGGKFDIPANYGVGIAWNASPGLTLAGDVERIDYGSIPAIANPMINSLVCGTPSSCGLGTANGSGFGWSNVTVVKLGAAWAMDSQWTLRAGWNHSSQPITSENVLFNVLAPGVIEDHVTLGATYAMSRDLALSFDYVHAFNKTITGTGASQGTQIGMSQNTVGLSLGWKY, via the coding sequence ATGATTTCCAGAAATTTCAAACGCACACTGTTGTTTTCGATGTTGCTGGCTTCGGGTGTCGCCTCGGCGACCGACGGCTATTTCCAGCCTGGCTACAGTGTTCAATCCGTGGGCATGGGTGGTGTCGGCATCGCTTTCCCGCAAGATGCTCTGGCAACTGCTACCAATCCGGCCGGCATGGCCTGGGTCGGCGACCAGGTCAACTTTGGCCTCAGCGTGTTTCGTCCTGATCGCAATGCGACCTTTACCTCACAGGCCGGCGCAGCCTCGTTCAGCGGCAATCAGACCCAGCAGTTCTATATCCCCGAGTTCGGCTACAACCACATGCTCAACTCACGGCTGGCGGTCGGCATCGCCGTGTTCGGCAACGGCGGCATGAACACCGGCTACAGCTCATTGAATACCGCCACGCGCGGTGCGCAGTGCGCCAATCCGCAGGTGCTGCAGATGTTCGGCGGCAATGTGCAGCAGTGCCTGGCATCACCTGCCGGTCAACTGGGTGCCTTCGGCGTGGGTTCCGTCGGCGTTGACCTGCAACAACTGTTCGTCGCACCGACCGTGGCATGGCGCATCGACGACAACAATTCGATCGGCATCGCGCTCGACTATGTGCATCAGAACTTCGGGGTCACCGGCATTCAAGCCTTCCAGGGCTTGTCCAGCAACCCGGCCAATTTGACCAACAACAAGCATGCGCAGTCCGATGGATTCGGCTTCCGCATCGGTTGGACCGGGCACATCACGCCGGATCTGACCTTGGGCGCGACCTACCAACCCAAGATCAGCATGAGTCCGTTCAAGCGTTACAACGGTCTGTTCGCCCAGGGTGGCAAGTTCGACATCCCGGCCAACTACGGCGTGGGCATCGCCTGGAACGCCAGCCCCGGTCTGACCCTCGCCGGCGACGTTGAGCGCATCGATTACGGCAGCATTCCCGCCATCGCCAACCCGATGATCAACTCGTTGGTTTGCGGCACTCCGTCGAGCTGCGGACTGGGCACGGCCAACGGCAGCGGCTTCGGCTGGAGCAATGTCACCGTGGTCAAACTGGGCGCGGCCTGGGCGATGGATTCGCAGTGGACACTACGTGCCGGCTGGAATCACAGCAGTCAACCGATCACCAGCGAAAACGTGCTGTTCAACGTACTGGCGCCTGGCGTGATCGAGGATCACGTGACCTTGGGTGCAACGTATGCCATGAGTCGTGACCTTGCGTTGTCATTTGACTACGTGCACGCCTTCAACAAGACCATCACCGGCACCGGCGCCAGCCAAGGCACGCAGATCGGCATGTCGCAAAACACGGTCGGCTTGTCGCTGGGCTGGAAATATTGA
- the gyrA gene encoding DNA gyrase subunit A yields MAELAKEIIRVNIEDEMRQSYLDYAMSVIVGRALPDVRDGLKPVHRRVLFAMNELGNAWNKPYKKSARVVGDVIGKYHPHGDQSVYDTIVRMAQPFSLRYLLVDGQGNFGSVDGDNAAAMRYTEVRLSRLAHELMADIDKETVDFGPNYDESEHEPLVLPTRVPNLLINGSAGIAVGMATNIPPHNLVEVIDATVALINDPALEVDALLSYVPGPDFPTAGIINGSAGIHEAYRTGRGRVLVRARAEIESEPNGRETIIVTELPYQVNKARLIEKIAELVKEKKLEGISELRDESDKDGMRIVIEIRRDAMGDVVLNNLYQQTQMQTVFGINMVALIDGQPRLLNLKQVLEAFIRHRREVVVRRTIFDLRKARARAHILEGLTVALANIDVMIELIKTSASPQEARERMLARVWEPGLVRTLLGAAGAAQSRPEDLLPGLGLGTSGYQLSEAQAKEILEMRLNRLTGLEQDKLTDEYRNLLDTIASLILILEDPERLLVVIREELQSIREEYGDERRTVIQASQDDLDMLDLIAPEDVVVTLSHAGYVKRQPLTIYREQRRGGKGRSATAMKEEDFIEQLWVVNTHDTLLVFTGAGRVFWLTVYMIPDAGPGARGKPIVNLLPLEAGEKVQAVLPVHAFDSGQYVFFATRHGTVKKTPLSEFAYRLQRGKIAINLDAGDALVDVCLTDGRRDIMLFASNGKAVRFDEETVRSMGRTATGVRGMRLAEGEQVVSLIVAADGDILAATARGYGKRTALDEFPRKGRGTQGVIAIQCSERNGALVAAVQVQPEQGLVLISDRGTLVRTRVAEVSQLGRNTQGVTLIRLPADESLVGVVRLALDDDERVDGQSDAAAADGDTDIIDTENTPGV; encoded by the coding sequence ATGGCCGAACTCGCCAAAGAAATCATCCGCGTCAACATCGAAGACGAGATGCGCCAGAGCTATCTCGACTATGCCATGAGCGTGATCGTCGGCCGCGCGCTGCCCGATGTGCGCGACGGCCTCAAGCCGGTGCATCGGCGCGTGTTGTTCGCCATGAATGAGCTCGGCAACGCCTGGAACAAGCCCTACAAGAAATCGGCGCGCGTGGTCGGTGACGTGATCGGCAAATATCACCCGCATGGTGATCAGTCGGTCTACGACACCATCGTGCGCATGGCGCAGCCGTTCTCGTTGCGCTATTTGCTGGTGGATGGGCAGGGCAACTTCGGCTCGGTCGATGGCGACAATGCCGCGGCCATGCGCTACACCGAGGTGCGCCTGTCGCGCCTGGCTCATGAACTGATGGCTGATATCGACAAGGAAACCGTCGATTTCGGACCCAACTACGACGAAAGCGAACACGAACCGCTGGTGCTGCCCACGCGTGTACCGAACCTGCTCATCAATGGATCGGCAGGGATTGCCGTGGGCATGGCGACCAACATTCCACCGCATAATCTGGTCGAGGTGATCGATGCCACCGTCGCATTGATCAACGACCCGGCGCTGGAAGTCGACGCGCTGCTGAGCTACGTCCCCGGGCCGGACTTCCCCACTGCCGGGATCATCAATGGCTCCGCCGGCATCCACGAGGCTTACCGCACCGGCCGCGGCCGCGTACTGGTGCGCGCGCGGGCCGAAATCGAATCAGAGCCCAACGGCCGCGAAACCATCATCGTCACCGAGTTGCCTTACCAGGTGAACAAGGCGCGGCTGATCGAGAAGATCGCTGAACTGGTCAAGGAAAAAAAGCTCGAAGGCATCTCGGAGCTGCGCGACGAATCCGACAAGGATGGCATGCGCATCGTCATCGAAATCCGTCGCGACGCGATGGGCGATGTGGTGCTCAACAACCTGTATCAGCAGACGCAAATGCAGACGGTGTTCGGCATCAACATGGTCGCGCTGATCGATGGCCAGCCACGCCTGTTGAATCTCAAGCAGGTGCTCGAAGCATTCATCCGCCATCGCCGCGAAGTCGTGGTCCGGCGCACGATTTTTGATTTGCGCAAGGCGCGCGCGCGCGCGCATATTCTCGAAGGCCTCACCGTCGCGTTGGCCAACATCGACGTGATGATCGAGCTGATCAAGACTTCGGCCTCGCCACAAGAAGCGCGCGAACGCATGCTCGCGCGGGTATGGGAGCCGGGCCTGGTGCGCACGCTGCTGGGTGCGGCCGGTGCGGCACAGTCGCGCCCCGAGGATTTGCTGCCTGGCTTGGGGCTGGGCACATCCGGCTACCAGCTTTCCGAGGCGCAGGCCAAGGAAATCCTCGAGATGCGCCTGAATCGCCTGACTGGGCTGGAGCAGGACAAACTTACCGACGAGTACCGCAACCTGCTCGACACCATCGCCAGTCTGATCCTCATCCTTGAAGATCCCGAACGCCTGCTCGTGGTGATTCGCGAGGAACTGCAATCGATTCGCGAAGAATATGGCGATGAGCGCCGCACCGTCATCCAGGCTTCGCAGGATGATCTCGACATGCTTGATCTGATCGCGCCCGAGGACGTCGTGGTCACGCTCTCGCATGCGGGCTACGTCAAGCGGCAGCCGCTGACGATTTATCGCGAACAGCGTCGCGGTGGCAAGGGTCGCTCGGCCACGGCGATGAAGGAAGAGGATTTCATCGAGCAGCTGTGGGTGGTCAACACGCACGACACCTTGCTGGTGTTCACGGGTGCCGGGCGTGTGTTCTGGCTAACGGTTTATATGATCCCCGACGCCGGCCCGGGCGCGCGCGGCAAGCCCATCGTCAACCTGCTGCCCTTGGAAGCTGGCGAGAAGGTACAGGCCGTGTTGCCGGTGCATGCTTTCGACAGCGGCCAATACGTGTTCTTCGCCACGCGCCATGGCACAGTGAAAAAGACTCCATTGAGTGAATTTGCCTACCGGTTGCAGCGCGGCAAAATCGCGATCAATCTGGATGCAGGCGATGCGCTCGTCGACGTGTGCCTGACCGATGGTCGTCGCGACATCATGTTGTTCGCCAGCAATGGCAAGGCGGTGCGCTTCGACGAAGAGACGGTCCGCTCGATGGGGCGCACGGCAACGGGTGTGCGCGGCATGCGACTGGCCGAAGGCGAGCAGGTGGTCAGCCTGATCGTAGCGGCGGACGGCGATATTCTCGCCGCGACCGCGCGCGGCTACGGCAAACGCACCGCACTGGATGAGTTCCCGCGCAAGGGTCGCGGCACGCAGGGTGTGATCGCCATTCAGTGCTCGGAGCGCAACGGCGCGCTGGTCGCCGCAGTGCAGGTACAACCCGAGCAGGGTCTGGTATTGATTTCCGATCGCGGCACGCTGGTGCGCACGCGCGTGGCGGAGGTTTCGCAGTTGGGCCGCAATACGCAGGGCGTGACGCTGATCCGCCTGCCTGCGGACGAGAGTCTGGTCGGCGTGGTGCGGTTGGCGCTGGATGATGACGAGCGCGTGGATGGTCAATCCGACGCGGCGGCTGCAGACGGTGACACGGACATCATCGACACCGAAAACACCCCCGGGGTGTGA
- a CDS encoding GtrA family protein gives MRRFGLFFIGGMIGFVVDAGVVQGLVSFFGMDPYFGRLISFSCAATVTWLWNRHTTFADARGQHRWHIEWARWMAAMSGGALVNYGVYALAVYESSLVRAWPALGVALGSLAAAAFNYTSARRWVFGGIGNTPKK, from the coding sequence ATGCGTAGATTCGGCTTGTTCTTCATTGGCGGCATGATCGGTTTTGTCGTCGATGCCGGCGTGGTGCAGGGGCTGGTTTCGTTCTTTGGCATGGACCCTTATTTCGGCCGTTTGATTTCCTTCAGTTGCGCGGCCACGGTGACATGGCTGTGGAATCGCCACACCACCTTCGCTGATGCGCGCGGTCAGCATCGTTGGCATATCGAATGGGCGCGCTGGATGGCGGCGATGAGCGGCGGCGCGCTGGTCAATTACGGCGTGTATGCGCTGGCGGTGTACGAGTCGTCCCTGGTGCGCGCATGGCCGGCGCTGGGCGTGGCGTTGGGTTCGCTGGCCGCCGCCGCGTTCAACTACACCAGCGCGCGGCGCTGGGTATTCGGCGGTATTGGAAACACGCCGAAAAAATAA
- the mtnA gene encoding S-methyl-5-thioribose-1-phosphate isomerase, protein MLAEPRDLSALDSVRPLRWQDDALDVLDQRRLPHETAWLRCLDADAVCAAIRALAVRGAPAIGIAAAYGAVLAARAGDFADSVARLRAARPTAVNLMWALDRMSARAACGADAEHLLEEARAIEAEDLAANHAMGHLGAALLEQGAGVLTHCNTGALATAGFGTALGVIRAGVAGGRIARVYAGETRPWLQGARLTAWELQQDGIIATLIADSAAAALMRTGAVQWVIVGADRVAANGDVANKIGTYALALAARHHGVRFMVVAPVSSVDMAARSGDAIEIELRDADEVLTCGGRRIAPMGAAAWNPVFDITPAALIDVLVTERGVLHKPDAAGMRRQFGAMHA, encoded by the coding sequence ATGTTGGCCGAACCCCGTGATCTTTCCGCGCTCGATTCAGTGCGCCCGCTGCGCTGGCAGGACGATGCGCTGGACGTGCTCGACCAGCGACGGCTGCCACATGAAACGGCATGGCTGCGCTGCCTGGATGCCGATGCCGTCTGCGCCGCGATCCGTGCATTGGCGGTGCGTGGCGCGCCTGCGATTGGCATCGCAGCGGCTTATGGCGCGGTGCTGGCCGCGCGTGCAGGTGATTTTGCCGACTCCGTGGCACGCCTGCGTGCGGCACGACCGACAGCGGTGAATTTGATGTGGGCGCTGGATCGCATGAGCGCACGCGCGGCCTGCGGCGCGGACGCTGAGCATCTGCTCGAAGAAGCGCGCGCCATCGAGGCCGAGGACCTTGCCGCCAATCACGCCATGGGCCATCTGGGTGCCGCGCTGCTGGAGCAGGGCGCGGGCGTGCTGACCCATTGCAATACCGGCGCGCTGGCCACGGCCGGATTTGGTACGGCGCTGGGCGTGATCCGCGCTGGCGTTGCCGGCGGGCGTATCGCGCGGGTTTACGCGGGCGAAACCAGGCCGTGGTTGCAGGGCGCGCGCTTGACGGCATGGGAGCTCCAGCAGGATGGGATCATCGCCACGCTCATCGCTGATTCCGCTGCGGCCGCGCTCATGCGCACGGGTGCGGTGCAGTGGGTGATCGTCGGTGCCGATCGGGTCGCGGCCAATGGCGATGTCGCCAACAAGATTGGCACTTATGCACTGGCGCTTGCCGCACGCCATCATGGTGTGCGCTTCATGGTAGTCGCGCCTGTTTCCAGCGTGGACATGGCCGCACGCAGCGGCGATGCCATCGAAATCGAACTGCGCGATGCCGATGAAGTGCTCACATGCGGCGGCAGGCGCATTGCGCCCATGGGTGCTGCGGCCTGGAATCCGGTGTTTGATATCACTCCGGCGGCACTGATCGATGTGCTGGTGACCGAGCGCGGCGTGCTGCACAAACCCGATGCAGCGGGCATGCGGCGCCAGTTCGGAGCCATGCATGCGTAG
- the phaC gene encoding class III poly(R)-hydroxyalkanoic acid synthase subunit PhaC, producing MLSPLRIDPLKALEEVDGFKRKLAAGMQNLRNAGDFDFGASAREAVYREDKITLWHFKPTGKPSGRRPILISYALVNTPWMVDLQADRSLVARLLELGEDVYLIEWGYPDLADRWLTLEDYILGYLDRCIDQVRQRHGLERINLLGICEGGAFSLCYAALRGYKLQNLITMVTPVDFHTPDNMLSNWTRQMDVDLFVDTLGNVPADLMNWCYLTLKPVRLNQQKYVGMVDVLDDPKEITNFLRMEKWIFDSPDQAGEAFRQFIKDFYQANKLIKGEVEIGGERVDLGSIHLPVLNIFAEQDHLVPPSAARPLRGAVGTKDYTELSFKGGHIGIYVSGRAQREVPGAIHGWLDQRRG from the coding sequence ATGCTCAGCCCACTGCGTATCGATCCACTCAAGGCGCTGGAAGAAGTCGATGGCTTCAAGCGCAAACTCGCCGCCGGCATGCAAAACCTGCGCAACGCCGGCGATTTCGACTTTGGCGCATCGGCCAGAGAAGCGGTGTACCGCGAGGACAAGATCACCTTGTGGCACTTCAAGCCCACCGGCAAGCCCTCCGGGCGTCGCCCCATCCTGATCAGCTACGCGCTGGTCAACACGCCATGGATGGTGGATCTGCAGGCCGACCGCTCGCTGGTCGCACGTCTGCTCGAGCTCGGCGAAGACGTGTATCTGATCGAGTGGGGCTACCCCGATCTGGCCGATCGCTGGCTCACGCTGGAGGATTACATCCTCGGTTATCTCGATCGTTGCATCGATCAGGTGCGTCAGCGTCACGGCCTGGAACGCATCAACCTGCTCGGCATTTGCGAGGGCGGCGCGTTCTCGCTGTGCTATGCCGCGCTGCGCGGGTACAAGCTGCAGAACCTCATCACCATGGTCACGCCGGTGGACTTCCACACGCCGGATAACATGCTCTCCAACTGGACACGGCAGATGGATGTCGATCTGTTCGTCGACACACTCGGCAATGTGCCGGCGGATCTGATGAACTGGTGCTACCTCACGCTCAAGCCGGTGCGTCTGAATCAGCAAAAGTACGTCGGCATGGTCGATGTGCTCGATGACCCGAAGGAAATCACCAATTTCCTGCGCATGGAGAAGTGGATCTTCGACTCACCCGACCAGGCGGGCGAGGCTTTTCGCCAGTTCATCAAGGATTTCTACCAGGCCAACAAACTGATCAAGGGCGAGGTCGAGATTGGTGGCGAGCGTGTCGATCTCGGCAGCATCCACTTGCCGGTGCTGAATATCTTCGCCGAGCAGGATCATCTGGTGCCGCCGTCCGCGGCGCGCCCGCTGCGTGGCGCCGTCGGTACCAAGGACTACACCGAGCTGAGCTTCAAGGGTGGCCACATCGGCATTTACGTGTCGGGGCGCGCGCAGCGCGAAGTGCCAGGCGCCATCCATGGCTGGCTGGACCAGCGCCGCGGCTGA
- a CDS encoding poly(R)-hydroxyalkanoic acid synthase subunit PhaE, with the protein MTTGFMPPGSEPFARLMQQAWEGWQSSLRSQTTGMNETGEAQIERTLAGLKNYFMLLESMQSQLGGAQPATAWRDALGGVFGAGLPFTAAFADASQIAGGGPQTWMQSWQQMAAPALSGLRETLSVPGIGLAREHQERAQKQARDVLDYQQQMQRYNQLLARAGRLGTEKFEAKLAERSEPGRQVESLRALYDLWVDAAEEGFQEVALSDEWREVYGALVDAQMRVRAGTQQQVEQVSRELGMPTRSEINTLGQRLHDLRRQVRQLEARLSAPLPRAESAQSPSAQPDAGDPPVREPAAQPAGKPARAASKSARKPAAPRRR; encoded by the coding sequence ATGACAACTGGTTTCATGCCACCCGGCAGCGAACCGTTCGCGCGCCTGATGCAGCAAGCCTGGGAGGGTTGGCAGTCAAGCCTGCGCAGCCAGACGACAGGGATGAACGAGACTGGCGAGGCGCAGATCGAGCGCACTCTGGCGGGACTCAAGAACTACTTCATGCTGCTCGAATCGATGCAGTCACAGCTTGGCGGCGCACAACCGGCAACGGCGTGGCGTGATGCGCTGGGTGGTGTTTTCGGCGCTGGCCTGCCGTTTACCGCGGCTTTTGCCGATGCTAGCCAGATCGCCGGTGGCGGGCCGCAAACCTGGATGCAGTCGTGGCAGCAGATGGCCGCGCCGGCATTGAGCGGTTTGCGTGAAACCCTGAGCGTGCCGGGGATTGGCTTGGCGCGCGAACATCAGGAGCGTGCGCAAAAGCAGGCGCGCGACGTACTCGATTATCAGCAGCAAATGCAGCGTTACAACCAGTTGCTGGCACGTGCCGGCCGTCTGGGCACGGAAAAGTTCGAGGCCAAGCTGGCCGAGCGCAGCGAGCCGGGGCGACAGGTCGAGTCACTACGTGCGCTCTATGATCTCTGGGTCGATGCCGCCGAGGAAGGCTTTCAGGAAGTCGCGCTGTCGGATGAATGGCGTGAGGTCTATGGCGCGCTGGTCGATGCGCAAATGCGTGTGCGCGCCGGCACGCAGCAGCAAGTCGAGCAGGTGTCGCGCGAGCTGGGCATGCCGACGCGCAGCGAGATCAATACGCTGGGCCAGCGCCTGCACGATCTGCGGCGGCAGGTGCGGCAGTTGGAAGCGCGCCTGAGCGCTCCGCTACCACGCGCGGAATCCGCGCAGTCGCCATCCGCGCAACCGGATGCGGGCGACCCGCCGGTGCGGGAGCCAGCCGCCCAGCCCGCTGGCAAACCTGCCCGAGCGGCCAGCAAGTCCGCGCGCAAACCAGCTGCGCCACGCCGCCGATAA